The following DNA comes from Longimicrobium sp..
ATCCCGCGGCTGAAGGTGCGCACGCGGTCGCCACGCCGCTCCCACAGCCCCACCGACTCCAGCGCCTCGGCCACGCGGGCGGCGCGGTCCGGGAGCCGGTAGAGCCGCGCGTAGAAGTCCAGGTTCTCCCCCGCCGTCAGCCCCGGGTACAGAAAGGTCTGGTGCGAGAGGAGGCCGATCTTGCGCCGCCACTCGCCCTCGCCGCCCCTGGTCTCCTCCCCGCCGATCCGCACCGTGCCGCGCGTGGGTGCGACGGCGCCGCAGAGGATGCGCAGGAGCGTGGTCTTCCCCGCCCCGTTGGGTCCGAAGACGGTGAGGAACTCGCCCGGCGCGAGGACGAAGGAAATGCCGCGCACCGCGGGGAGCGGGCCGTACCACTTCTCCACCGCGACCGCCTCGACCGCGGGGACCGCGCCGGCCGTCAACGCAGCCGCTTGCCGCACCCGGCGCAGAAGCGGCTTCCCGCGGGGTTGGCGAAGCCGCAGGCGTGCGCCGCCTGCACGGGCGCCGCGCGGCGCCCGCCGCTGACGGCGCGCTCCGCGAACTCGGCTGCGCGGATCGCCTCCAGCGCCTCGTACGACATGCGGTCGCGCTGGGCGCGGTAGTCCGCCTCGTCCAGCTTGCCGCCGAGGAAGTCGTACTCCAGCTCCCGGAGCGAGGCGAGCGTGGCGCGGCGGCGGGCGTCGGCATCGAGCAGGGAGCCCGGCGCGGCATCCACCAGCACCGCCGTGCGCCGCCCCGCGATGGGGCGGATCACCCACGCCGCGGCGGCGAGCGCCAGGACCAGCGCGAACACCAGCACCGTCATACGCCCGCCTCCCCGCGCTCGAAGGCACGCAGCGCCGCATCCAGCCGCGCGCGGTCCTCGTCCGTCATCCCGCCGGCCGGCACGGGCGTGGCGACCGTGCGGCCCCGCATGCGGCGGATGGCGATGAAGACCGCGAATCCGCCCAACAGCAGCACCAGCGGCGGCGCGATCCACGCCCACAGCCCGAAGCCGTCGCGGCGCGGCAGCGTCCTCATCCGCTCGCCGTAGCGCGCGACGACGCCCTCCACGATCTGGTCCGACGTCTG
Coding sequences within:
- the ccmA gene encoding heme ABC exporter ATP-binding protein CcmA, with the translated sequence MTAGAVPAVEAVAVEKWYGPLPAVRGISFVLAPGEFLTVFGPNGAGKTTLLRILCGAVAPTRGTVRIGGEETRGGEGEWRRKIGLLSHQTFLYPGLTAGENLDFYARLYRLPDRAARVAEALESVGLWERRGDRVRTFSRGMQQRVALARTLLHDPQAVFLDEPYTGLDPHAAATLRGVLERLRDGRRTVVLVTHNLSQGLEQADRVAVQVGGEWVSDEPRSAIDAVRWEQLYTERVAAAV
- a CDS encoding zinc ribbon domain-containing protein gives rise to the protein MTVLVFALVLALAAAAWVIRPIAGRRTAVLVDAAPGSLLDADARRRATLASLRELEYDFLGGKLDEADYRAQRDRMSYEALEAIRAAEFAERAVSGGRRAAPVQAAHACGFANPAGSRFCAGCGKRLR
- a CDS encoding cytochrome c-type biogenesis protein, with amino-acid sequence MRILLAALLLALAAPAQAQVQPHLPPKVEAEVHEALISLRSPVTPSHTLDMCPSVEAIALRDTIRTAALQGQTSDQIVEGVVARYGERMRTLPRRDGFGLWAWIAPPLVLLLGGFAVFIAIRRMRGRTVATPVPAGGMTDEDRARLDAALRAFERGEAGV